The genomic DNA ggaagatgaatttccgtcacggtccctgtgtcacaagacacattgcggctgggagctctaaactgtgtggctatgtaaaatacaaagaagcagcacatttataaatgtttaaaatagcataaaatcacgtgtaacaataatctgcaaaaaaaataaaaactagaaggtgataataaaatgtttacatagaagattattaaaaataattcacctttgctacgtcgATAAGGCTTTACatgagcctggacaagtgcatttttgcagattactaaatcagtctgacagccaacgtcttgggtagatttagcctgaaaaaaaaatagaagcacattgttgttggagtttataaagtcatataatatacaaaagaaactgtccgaaatatatatataggcgctttataacattcctagtgtgtgatcgttattataacgtaaaagtcagtcacatatgatgtgaagaacctgaaatgcgaccttctgaacagaattccttacagaaccgggtcacgctgtgctggatttcacgctgtaatgctgtctgtcaactagtgctgcgttagagccactgcagaattaccgactgacacaaaaacaacccgaattttctccgagcctgacagtaatagtcaagtGGAcctttttgtcggccagggctttgagaaatgttccgattcgccgctgattctaaccttacatcccgttccacattttgtgaacttggcaaattagcccgaaggcagtgcaggctgatattagctaaatggagtgaaccacgtctctcaaactttgcatttaggaagggaattgtctttagaagatgttaaaacttttatttagcttactcacctcagactggagcccgccatggtgggggagcagagtcggtgggctgcatctaattcgtggaagagccacggtgggcacggcctccctcttcaaacggagacgtgcagaataacccagttcaaactccatcatgttggcgaaggaatcgcgggtaaaatgctggttgcagactacagcaccaggcgggagctgactgttttccagtacaccgattgcgcgcaaccactggcgcctaatttctaagtccagtggaaaggagtgcaaccccacagagctaccACAACCAACTACACTACACCTTTTAACCATACTAACactatatggaacactaaacctgaattactttcctaataaaactaacagctaaacactaactaaactacaatatctaacagccaagctaacactaaataagtatgtataacactaaaagctatgctaaagactagaatatgctaatgatatatgctaatgctgaactaccgctgacctcctacactcgcatgcaaatccaactcccaactcgccacaaggcgtggccgagactctcgttgctttataactttgccacaagagctgctacgtagtactctactggtttacgtagtatcttactctttagccattggctaaaatttattcaaaatgtgtcaaattctgtgttttaagctgaaggtggcgcattactgtggtttttaggctgaataataaatttttaaagaaaatgcaccaaaatgctaaaataatgaatacacacatttaaaacactattagacactcatttatacagttcatcagcaaaaaaaagttaatttagacgttacttgctctttaagtttttaCCGAAATCACAAACCACAAAAAATGAAGAAAACTATCAAGGATATCTAAGTTCATGTGAAACATTACATATTATTCACTATTATATGCTCACtgtaaacaaaactcaaaacagtgATCACAGCATATTTAAACTGTGATTTTGACCATCACAAAACAAATTATTAACCGAGATTTAAGAATTTATTCAACTCAGAGGACTTAACAAATATCTTGCCTGCACTAATGTGAAGGGTGATACTGGGATCTTGACTGCAGTATGTAGTCCAGGTCTGGCTCAAGAGCAGTGGTTTTGATGCGTAAGACATCACGCAGGTGAGAGTCCCTCAGTCTCGTCCTCATGCGGCTCTTGTTAATGTTCATAACGGAGAATGTCTTCTCACACATGTATGTGGAGCCAAACAAGCTCAGCATTTTCTTAGCAAATGTCCGAACTGCTTGGAACCTACCTTCATCCAGCTGGCGGTAGAAGTTGACAAGAGGGAGCTGTTGGTGCCGACTGCGATGCTCAGCGTCACACTGCAGCTCAATGAGCTCCAGCTGCAGGTGGTCTGGAGCGTCATCAGGATCCATGGAGAAAGGTCCTTTTCAATAGCTGCAAAGAAATGTGCGGTATTGGGCTGCGCCTGTGACAGGTGCCTTTGGAAAAGTAGCAGCTTGGTCCGAAAGGCTTTGATGTGCGAATACAGTTGGCTTACCACTGCATTCTGCCCTTGAAGGCTTGTGTTCAGTGCATTCAGATGTCACGTTATGTCAACTAAAAATCCCAAATCAGCCAGCCACACAGGATCATTTAATTATGGCATGGGTTGTCCCTTTTTTTTCAAGAATTGTCCAATTTCCTCCCTGAGAGAGAAGAAGCGCTGCAGTGCAGACCCCCGACTGAGCCATCTTACGTCGTTGTGATACAAAACATCTCCGTATTCAGCCTGGATGTCGAGAAGAAACTGTTGAAACTGACGGTGGCACAGCGCTTTGGAGCGAATATAATTAATAGCCTTTATCACGGATTTCATAACATTAGCATACTTCATATATTTGGCACAGAGAACTTCTTGATGAATAATACAGTGGAGTTTAATAGCGCTGCCTCCTCCTTCACTGACTGTTACACACAAGGGTTGATAATCCACTCCGCTCGCCAGCCATGGCAGGTGCGCCGTCCGTAATAATCCCGGTGACTTTATTCCACTGTAGTTTCATGTCATCTACGGCGGAACAAAGAGAAACAAATAAATCTGTTCCTCTTGTTTGGCCCTTCAGACTCTGGAGGTCCAGAAGCTCTTCACTCACGTTCATGTCATTGTCCACTCCTCTCAAAAAGTTCAGTAACTGAGCGGTGTCGGATGCATCCGTGCTTTCATCGCAGGCTAACGAGAAAAAGTCAAACTCAGTTCCTTTTGCCTCTAACTGTCTCTTAATATCTGATGAAAAGTCTTCAATTCTCCATACCACAGTGTTACGAGCCAGGCAAATATCGGCAAACTCTTGCTTCTTGGCGGGACAGATTTTCTCAACAGTTTTCATCACACAGTCTTAATAAATTCACCCTCAGTGAAAGGTTTGCAGTGCTTTGCAGTCAGCGTTGCCACCTGGTAAATTGCATTTGTGGCATTTTCATTTGAGTCACGGGCTCTTGTGAAAAGCGCTGCTGTGCCGTTAAAACAGCAAAACAGCTTCCAGTTGCTTCACTTTTTCACCGCGTTCGTTCCCAGTTAGCTTGTCGTAGCTAGCATGTTTCGTCTGGTAGTGCCTCTTGATGTTGAGTTCCTTGAAAACAGCCACAGTCTCTTGGGAAATTAGGCAGACACAGTTGTTTCGTATTTCAGTGAAAAAATAATCCAATTTCCACCTGTCCTGGAAGCGGCGGCCCTCGCAGTACTTTCCGTTTTTGTTTACAGTCGCCATGTTAGAAATGGACGCGGCTGAAACAATCACGCAAGGCCAAGGGTCACGGCAGCCAGGGTGCGGCCACAGGGCTACTGCCATCTTCTGGTGAAAAGAAAAATAGCACTTTTGTACACGTGTATTTTATACTGTGGTCAACAGTGTGGTGGGCCGCATATTATTGATTTTATGATAGAGGCCGCGGGCCGGTAAAAATTTGACCACAGGCCGCATTTGGCCCGGGGGACGGATTTTGGACATGTCTGCTGTAGAATAACCCCCACGACGACAAAACAATTTACTTGCTTTGTTGTCTGACagaacactgtaaaaaaaaacagcGCTTCTTCTGGTTATAGAACATAGAATTCAGTCCAAAACACCATCTACTGCTAAAATATACATTTTATCCTAGAAAAACCTTACTGAGTTAAACAGAGTTAAACCTAAACATGCTGGATAATGGCCCTCAAGGCCCGGGGTTGAATAGCTCTACATATCGTAAGCTTAGACATACCACCATGCATCTTtatgtcccaacccacttcaatGTCGGTGATATAAAAATGTTGGTTGCATTAATGCAAATAACAGAACAATGCTAGCCTTAGCTACTGCTAACTCTATCCCGAGGTACTACCTACtctatcctgagctactgctaactctatcctgagctactgccaactatatcctgagctactgccaactctagcctgagctactgccaactctagcctgagctactgccaactctagcctgagctactgccaactatatcctgagctactgctaactctatcctgagctactgccaacTCTATCCTGAGCTGCTGCCAACTatatcctgagctactgccaactctatcctgagctactgccaactctatcctgagctactgccaactatatcctgagctactgctaactctatcctgagctactgccaactatatcctgagctactgccaactatatcctgagctactgccaactctagcctgagctactgccaactatatcctgagctactgccaactctatcctgagctactgccaactatatcctgagctactgccaactctagcctgagctactgccaactatatcctgagctactgccaactctatcctgagctactgccaactctatcctgagctactgccaactatatcctgagctactgctaactctatcctgagctactgccaactctatcctgagctactgccaactatatcctgagctactgccaactctagcctgagctactgcaaactatatcctgagctactgctaactctatcctgagctactgccaactctagcctgagctactgccaactatatcctgagctactgctaactctatcctgagctactgccaactctatcctgagctactgccaactatatcctgagctactgccaactctatcctgagctactgccaactctatcctgagctactgccaactctagcctgagctactgccaactatatcctgagctactgccaactatatcctgagctactgctaactatatcctgagctactgccaatgtccttgttggacgagaggaaaacaacaaagaatgtTGGAGCACCAATCACATTCCAGGATATACGGGGAATATCCAGACTGAATGAGTGCTTGATAAATCCACATCTTTTGGCCTTTGtccttcttttcttttgtctGCAAACCCCAGATCCACAACCAGCCAAACACTCACTTTGTTCCTTGTTTGTCTACAGAGTAGGCCAATCAGCACACAGCTCATTTAATATGCATGTCCTGGCAGTTATATTAATATAACTGACTGTAAATATAGGTAATTATGCTGCTGTATTGGAACATTGTTTACAGTCAGAAGCTGTGAATGTTACCATGCTGCCATCTAGACACCTACAGAACCAACTGTAATCATCGCCTGCTTCGCTTCACACATATGTGCTCTCACAGTCAtattaatatcataaacacacacattccGAGGGTaaaacatatgtgtgtgtgcgtgtgtgtgcaagagAGAGGAGCATTAAGCATTGCTGATAATTATCTCAGAATTTCCAACTTACACAACACCTTCTACGTCTGGAACAgtcttttatttaattatttttaaaaacatggcTAAATAAGTAAAGCACCTGCTACTGTTGGATGCATTTTAATGTGTTCGCTGTTTTCTGGGCTTTTTATCCATTAGACCACTGCAGGGTGCCGTGGGGCTGACCTCACAGCATACTGGTCTGCACCAGTGATGTGAAGGGATAAAGATCAATCAGATGTTCTTCCTCTCTGAAGGATTGAGAGTATTACTCCCAAGGGACAAGATAAATGGCTTCTCATGTTCCACAGCAGCAGATTAATCCTCTGCAGGTTCAAATTATCGCAAGTTCTCAGCATCAATGATGCTGAAGGTTCTGGATGGAAAGATCGGAAGGTCAAAGGGTCACATTGTTTCTCAGCTTTGTTAGATAATGCAGCAATCTCGttcaatgctgcttttttttaacAAGAAGAGAGGATGGTGTCACAATCAGGTCAGATCTAAAAACTAAGCAAGATGTCTCTGCAGATGTTTTTTTATGGAACTAGGTCTCTTCTTGTCACAAAGATCTTTGTCGAGTGACATTTCTTGGATTCGTGGAAGATCAGTGAAGCCAGACACGACAGGTCTGCTGTCAGTGTGAGCGGAGGAAATATAATTGGCTCACCCAACTTGCCAGTTTTTACCCCTACATCCGGCGTAATCCCGGGTTTATCACCGTCTGAGCCAGCCGGGCTGAGAGAAGGTAGCCCGTGTGTTTGGGACGATCCCAGTCAGGTCTATCACTCCTCATGTGTCCGTGTGTCTGTGTCCACAGTTCTGCCTGTCCCTTCAGAAGGTGGATGGGTTTTCAGATGCAGATAACAGCATCGCCTACAGTCAGCCGCTAATCCGGTTTAATGAGTTAAAGTGTTCCAGGGATTAGATTGTGACACGTAAATGCAGTGGGAAGTGTTTCCTAATCTTAAATAATGTCAgttttttttgttgctttgttCATGTTGGAGATTTGAATGATTTCTATTTTTTATGTTGAAAAAATAGTTTTCCCTGGTGACAGGggtcagtacatacctaaatctttgcaagcaagcggtatttttgtgtaTGAGTAAGACGTTACAACGGatgtccattagggtcaaaaatccctgggagtgctgtCTCGAGCAAAATGGCAAGCACTCCTTTTCATCAATGgcaacgagcgaagaggtaaatgcgtAAAACGATGTTTAAGAATGGCAAAagctttgtaaccatttgttacaaatcagtaaatgcattttgtcctcacaggctcccatagaagaaaacatggtgtaacgtcacgaaatggcctgacTTTCAGATTCCACGTGTCAAATGCACAGggaggtcaacttaccctggctttGCCACGTTTTGCTGTATTTTCCCTTGACAGGAGTCTGGAGTCTGCACTCAGCACTTTAATcagatcccttaataattaaaagaatcctagaaccttctaattaatcatcctaagaccaagcaaggtgatattctataattaatatagtattacagctattggtcacaagtaatgagaatAGGAATAACTAGCttttaaagcaatttatttaGCCCACATTACTCTACTATTTTACATTACAATGGCGTCTGCGTCGCCCAGAGACATTGGGCCGTAATATATGTACTTGCTGTTAATAGCGCAAACCGTGTTTAAAATGGCAGCCACACATTACTTGCGTTATTTGAAGCGTTGTTTGTACACGTTCCCTGAATTTAACTCAATGTGTCCGAACGTTGCCATATACGAGTAACGAGCAGGTGGAGTTAACAAAACGAGCGAGACACACTCACCGTGGTGAGGTCTTTCATACCATCAACAATACCGCTGCTGTCTCTTTTTCTATCGTTATCCCTAAATTAACCTGTTCAAGAGCTCTTTTATTgacaccatgtttgttttggttttacCCACAAACTCCCCCTAGTGCGCCCCTAGTGGAACGCTCCAGTACTACGTGCAGTGTTGTGCAGCATTAAGTACGTGAACAAAGACACAGCCAATGCAAGGTTAAACAGAAAGTATATTCCCGGCCTTAGAGCCGCTCCTATGTATTTTATACTCGACTTGTATTGTTATATGTtaaaaagccgccaatatttttcaactgggcataatttattcattttcaaaaaaTTTTGATGGATAACtgcacactgtctctttaaacaaGAGAGCAGAAGTAACAAGAAAGCCTGGCCTGAACTCAAGAAAACTGATAAATGGGATTTAAAACGATGATTATAGGAAGTAATCTGTAAATAATTCAGATTATTATGAAGTTTGAGATGATTTGAGAACCAGGTGCTGGGAGGAAATGCAATAAAAGAAACCCGGGGTGGttgtaaaacataataataataatgataataataataatcagtggcgggcggtgcgttccacccctgggccttcagtgatttcctattcagtccaatctaatttaatacaccttaaaatacaatcaataggacatcacagctggagaaacctcacacacacacacacacacacacacacacacacacacacacacacacacacacaccagtggctggtcaagacacataatttccagagtctttaaaatcaaactcacattcccagttgagagtaggaagctgaccacggataccgtcaaatctcagaaatgaaagacgggtttaagagatgagacaataaaataaataagtaaagcaaacacattatttgtatttgttttggagaaaattgtaccgcgaaacaattgaacatgttggcgcagctgcacacaccacgttatacacaatataaattgcatagaaacagaacacagaataatttcattttgccattttatttcgttaccatttattgattattaacaaaataaaatgacaaaacattaaaaaaatactaataaaatgtttctactcaccaacataaatgtccagcatggatctcctcctctcccgctcattagaaaataaaatccatccttctttctttcctcaggaaaacctcaatggctctgtacagttcatctgtgcgcttcaggtccatgagtgtatccttttctacggacatggaggctaatgctgaaagccgtgtctgtccggtcatgtttctggcgtacgttttaacgcgctttaatgctaccaaatccatctgatgccagcaacgggcattcccagcagaataacctgcagcggttctctgaagctgttagccatgggtaccgttcatagttgcttgcctgaaaatgacgaacaaatcctttcccctgctgggacaagccagctagcattagagtcagacgacctgttctcacaagatccattttttcttgaaaggtccgtcttgaaaatggtgtggcaagtaaatctgcaaccaagtctgtctcttctcctctttcagccatcatgtgttcaaaaatacacagatagctgcctatagatacaaatctccgtgtttagttttgatattttgcttcatgccgctagaaaagttctaactactgcttatccaatcacaggatgcgttcatgtcaacttttgcgtgaggccagctagctggcccgggccaagctgactcgtgagctgattggctatcgcaactggctcgtctccgttcacttacagcggacagcgggcttctcgattgattctgaaggcctagggcagacttaatctgcctgaaaacactagctagcttaaatctgattggataacacccagccttggtattttaacactggaagcagcacagccaagtggttataataggatataaagaaaatagaccagtaaaaaatgttttatttaaaaataattaccaaaggaaaaaaaatacatttacgcttttgagtacgtttaggccagcagagaaggctttgctggccctgactgcccaccactgataataatacatcaaacttatatagcgcttgtttaggacactcaaagatgcttgtatgcactctcacattcacacactgctagtgatggtaagccacTTTGGGGCTGCtatttggtgctgtcggcccctctgaccaccaccaacacaggcaagttgggtgaagtgtcttgcccaaggacacaacagcagaatacccctggcgggagctggaatcgagcccatgaccctccgatcatgaggcattctgctctacctcctgagctgctgctgccccaaaaCATCAAAGCAGGTTTAAGATGAGCATTAAAGAATTCATCAGTGGATGAAATGAAATCTAAATTAAAGAACAAGAGCTGCTTTGGTGTCTTTAACACTAGAAGTCCTTCATTCATAGAATGATAAAACCTGAAACTCATCAAGGCAAAGGAATACACAACACAGAGTAGAGaaaatgattgtgtgtgtgtgtgttttagtcccATCCTCcatattttagttgtttccctgctccaacacctcAAATGGATCATCTCAAACATGCAGGATCGTCATCCTAGGGGACCAATTGGACGAAAATCCGTTAATGATGGAGATGAGATACAAAAATCCTCTAATCTCTCTGCTTCTTCTGGTGAGGAAAcctctgaagttgttttggttgcACTTTGACATGTTTCCACTGATTAGCCCCAAATTCTATGAAGGTGGATCAGTCCCAGCCTAAACACGGCTCCGTGTAAGTGAGGCTCACCAGTCATCAGTGATGTGGCGTAATTACCCCCAACAGGTGATTCAGACAGGAGGAATGGCTAATTccagtgtgagtgtttgtgtttagagagtaaaatgtcttccttaatCCTTGTgggcaggtgtgtgtgtttgtgtgtgtgtgtgtgtgtgtgtgtgtgtgtgtgtgtgtgtgtgtgtgtgtgtgtgtgtgtgtgtgtgtgtgtgtgtgtgtatacgttcTACAGATATGCAAATCTATGCTGTTCCCCCATCATCTTACATCAACCGGTTCCTGCTGGGCTTTCCTCTCTTCTCATTCCAGCCGTGTGTTTCCTCTGTGTTCTGCATGATCTATCCTTGGTTTGAGGAAGATGAAATGTGGCAGCAGGAGAAAACCCAGATTCACCTGTAACCAGAGGGAGAACAGAGCCTCGGGAATGAAAAACCTTCTCCATCAGTATCGGATAACAAGAAACGATCAATGGAGTTATTTCTTTAAGGCTATTTTAGCCATTTTGAACACCATCAACACTGATGATGACGTTTATCAGTGAAATTCTTGAATGACCTGTCATGACCTGTCTTTGATCTTTAATTCAACATGTTTTCCTGCttataaatttatttatttatgttttccaACTTGGTGAAAGCTCAAGTCGAGTGTTTGCATTTTTGTTAAGACTTGCGATCTTTACCGCCTTGACATTAACATTTAATCCAAATGTAAATACTAGTGTAATACTAGTGGCTACTAGTGAAAAATACTTGGACCCAGGTTGAGCTGCACTGAGTAGGTGGAAAGACCTAAAAGAAGATCCTGATCTAAGGTCCGGTTGACATCCACATGCAGGAGAGGGTGTCTGATTGGGGAACCTCCAGTTTTCATTtcggctttttgcagatgatgctgTTCTATTCAGAGTACCGCTGGCTTGCAGTTCAATGTGACgtaagtaaaagtgtatttatatagcgcctttctcagatataaatcacaaagcgctgtataaagatcagggcaaatacctctaaccaataaaaacatcagaaaaacaatagcagtgataaacgtagaaaataaaatcatgagtataaacaaagtgaaggtgtgaacccgaacaaagccatctttctgaaacatttagggagggaacgcctggatgaaaaggtgagtttttagacgatttttaaagacctctacagtgttagagagatggagattagaaggtagactgttccaaagtctgggtgcaatagtctgaaaggccctgtcccctttggttttcagtctggttcgaggaacagccaggaggttttcagatgtggatctaaggttccgagaggtggtgtgtggggataaaagctcagataggtagcttggagtctggttgttaagagctctataggtcaggactaaaactttaaactgtattctatattctaccgggagccagtggagggactgtaaaactggggtgatgtgagcttgtctgctggatttggttaggagtctggctgctgcattttggatggcttgaaggcgtgagagggaggttttgctgagaccagtaaaaagagcgttacagtagtctaagcgtgatgacacaaaggcatggatgattttttccagatctgcagtagaaaccagtttacggacttttgaaatgtttctcagttgaaagaaacaagagcgggagatggttttcacgtgtgagtctaaacttaaagctggatcaaaaataactcctaggtttctaatgttggccttggctgatgggcaaaaagaggcaatttcttgctcgatttttggctgaagttccgggggtgcagcgatcagggtctctgtcttgttaacattgaggacaagaaagttgctggacagccagttactgatctgggtcgggcagagtacaagtgtggccagcctgtccaactggtgtggcataaaggacattggACGTGGCTGGGTTGAGTCAGCATTGAGTCCAAAACAGTCAACTGAGGTGGTTTGGCCATTTGAGAAGGACACCTCTCTTTGGAGTTGTCCAAAGAGGAGGGACTACATGTCCTTACTGACTTGGGAATGCCTTGGAACGCCTCCAGCAGAAGCTGAAGAGTCTCATCAGACTGGATCTGCAGTAGTGGAAGACTGTGAGATGGATAAATGTGCACCAGCTCTGCTctttaaaaaaagagaaaataataACGCACAACTGCACAGCTGTGACAAATACCAGTTTTTTTTAGGAGTATCTTTTATTAATTCCCACAGAATAAACGCCATGCTGACACGACGCGTtcgttctccttgcttgttattgtgtgtggACTCCTGAAATCACgcatggtgttgcaattctccagtGATATTGTGACCTCACGGGATCAGCTTTttgggttgggttagggttaatgCACAAGTATtatacagtttctcagtgaacaagaCCTTTAAAACCTCCTGTCACCGAATTTTCCTGAGATCTAGATTTGAAGAGAGATTATCCTGCCAAATCCCCAAGCCAATAGGAAGCCAGCTATGATGCTGACCAATATTTAAGGAACAAAAAAAGTTTAAAGGCAGGCCCTGATGATTTTGCATGCCCTGTCACGTTGTTTGCATGTGTGAACATTTTTCACCTGATGGATTTAAATAAAACCTTTGGAGCAGATTGACTTTTAGAATGAACCCCAGGCTCTAACTGCGTAGCCCTCCTCCAGAATGTTCTTCCTTTGCATTTTCATGTCAAAGTGGACTTCATCGCCACCTGCTGACCAGGATGTTGATTGTTATGCATTTTTGAAGAATTTGTGCTTCTTGTTTGGATGCAGATAAAATTTTCAAATGAAGGAAATCATATCTGATGTGAGCAGTTTGAGGAAGCTACAAGATCACAGCTTTGTGACACACGAAGAGTCATTCCTCTGACATAATCCTCATAAAAATGCCCCCATAATTATTTAAATGAATGTTTCTAAGAACAAATATCCGCTGCTTCTCCTCTGCTGGGGTATTGCTCACACATGCAGCTCTCAGAATGACGCTGCAGAGAAGAGAACCCGTTTCAAGAGACTCCTAATCACCAGTGCTGATGAGAAATGGCAAATTATGACAGTCAAATTAGTCAGGTTGCAGACAATACACTTTCTCTCACTGGTGGCAGTT from Nothobranchius furzeri strain GRZ-AD chromosome 10, NfurGRZ-RIMD1, whole genome shotgun sequence includes the following:
- the LOC139072263 gene encoding uncharacterized protein — protein: MVKRCSVVGCGSSVGLHSFPLDLEIRRQWLRAIGVLENSQLPPGAVVCNQHFTRDSFANMMEFELGYSARLRLKREAVPTVALPRIRCSPPTLLPHHGGLQSEAKSTQDVGCQTDLVICKNALVQAHVKPYRRSKATQFRAPSRNVSCDTGTVTEIHLPQSPRAASTPLKRPRYEVSVVDPSFHLNDSASSVNCSSSFTEVHPQKDKKYIVHEKQLLGLFRRCPVCTGRCVVNTTTVGTLLRVTQRCSCCEHYNEWSSQPMVNSIPAGNLQLCAAVLFTGSSFSQISKE